The nucleotide window CTGCGTCCACAAAGTAACCCAGCCAATTCAGCTGGAGGGGCTGGAACCCCTTCTTACTCCATGACGCAGAACAGCATCGTCATTATCCATTACCATGGTATCCACGCCAAGTTGTGGGTTATCAATCTGGCATGCACAAAACCCGTTGATCATGGCTATGCGGCGGAGATATGGTCATTATCCCAGCTTGCAAAGCACACACGCAACCATGCTCCCGCTGCGGGATACAAGTGTTTGGAGCATGCAGCGAAGGCGACTATTCAAAGAATTCTGAAGTCTCATCCAATTCAGCCGCACAAGATTCGCTACTATCTTGAGCAACGAGATCCAGAATTTAAAAGAAAAATGGAGGAAGTGCTTATTGTATACAGGGAAGTGAATGTCATCAATGACAGCAAGGATGAGAATAACAAAATTATCACTGTCTCTGTCGACGAGAAACCAGGTATACAGGCAATCATGAATGTTGCTCCGGACTTGCCTCCAGTACCGGGGAAGTACACACGGACAGCAAGAGATTATGAATACAAACGACTTGGTACTCTGTCACTTTTAACGGCACTGGACTTGCATACCGGTTATGTATTCGGGCAGGTTCATGACAGACACAGGAGCAGAGAATTCGTTCTGCTTCTGAAAGAGCTTGATGAGTACTATCCGGCAGATCCTACGTTTTCTGGTTTGTTATCCTGAATAATGACGACGATTATCTGTTTTGGCAGACCTTAGAATTTACTGGCCGCATCTGTTACCGCCCTGACGAATTCTCTCTTTTTGTCGATGTCAGCTACAGGCGGGCCATCATCCTTGGGTCGATCTCCGGTCTTGACCAGCCGCTGACGCCATCAATGAAAGGCATACGCGCTGCGGAAAATTGGATAACCGGTATTACGCACGAGGATGTTCAGAAAACCCGGGATCAGGTAATCGCGACCACTCAGGAAGATGTTGTTAAGCTTGCTGATCTGATAGAAGACGCACTCAATAAAAATTATTTCTGCGTTGTAGGCAGCGAAGGTAAGATCAAGGAGAACAAGGATATATTCAATGACCTGATACAGGTTTTTGAGTAACTCAACATTCCGGAACCATCAGGATGTTTTACGGGCAGGTTAAAATAAGTATATTGCAAAAGTGAGGTTCGAGTATTTGCCTGCACAGGATGGTGAAACATGATCATTACTTTCTGAAAAAGCAGTTGTTAAAAGCAGTTTTTCAGAAAGGACTTTCATGTATCAAACATATCTGCGTTTCAATAATGTTTCATATACCTATCCCGGTTCAATTCAACAGGCGGTTTCCGCCGTATCCCTGAATCTCGGTTCCGGCTGGGCTGCATTCGCGGGGGCTAATGGCTGTGGTAAAACAACTGTACTTAAACTCGCTACCAGGCTCCTGATGCCGGATACAGGCTCAGTTGTTTCTTCTGGAACAACTGTTTACTGTCCGCAGAGGACGGATCATCCTCCTCCATATCTGGATGAGTTCCTCTTTGACTGGTCTTCAGAATCCATCGGATTGAGGGATACTCTTAAAATCGGAGATGATTGGGGGAACAGGTGGGATACTCTTTCCTATGGTGAACGAAGACGCCTTCAGATTGCAGCGGCAATATGGACTCGACCGGCTGTTCTGGCTCTTGATGAGCCCTTCAATCATCTTGATACGGACGGCAGATCCCTTCTGATGAAATCAATGAGGGAGTATCATGGCTGTGGTTTGCTGGTAAGTCATGACAGATATGCCATGGATGAACTGTGTACGTCCTGCGCTCTGTTCTTTCAGGAAGGCGTACAGCTTTATAGGACAGGTTACACATCGGCCATGAAAGCCGACCGCGAAAGGTGGGAATACCTTGTAAAGAAGAGAAAAAGAGCAGAAGCAAAGTACTTCCAATTGAAACGGGACGCCAGGAAAAAAATGATACAGGCCAGGACAGTACAGGCCCACCTCTCCGGAAGACGGATCTCCTTCAAGGATATCTGCAAGTACAATTACGATGGTCCATCCCAATATACCAGTAGAGTACAGAACGCCGGGAAGAGAAGCAGAGAAGCGACAGCACGAGCGGAGAGAGCAAAAGATCGTATGGAATCCATCAAATACAGAAAGATATACGGCACAGGTGTTGAAATGTCGGGCGAGGGCTCTGCAAGGAACTTCCTTCTTGATCTTCCCCGTGGAAAAATCCAGGTGGGAGAAGTAATCCTTTCGCATCCGCAGATGGTAATTCGATCCGAAGACAGAATAGCGCTGACAGGCGGGAATGGAACTGGAAAAAGCACTCTCCTGAACCATCTCAGGTCAAGGCTGAACTGCCCGGACGGAAAACTTATCTGGATTCCACAGGAGATCACAGCTGATGAGTGCAGCGGTTATCTGGAAGAGGTAAAAAAGCTTTCAAGAGAAGTTCTTGGACAAGTGATGACCATTGTGAGAAGACTTGGCAGCGATCCGGAAAGGGTACTAAGCTCCCTGGTGCCAAGTCCGGGGGAAGCCAGAAAACTTCTGCTGGCGCTTGGCCTTTCAAAAACTCCCTGGCTGGTGATAATGGATGAACCCACAAACCATATGGATTTGCCATCGGTGGAATGTCTTGAAAAGGCACTTAACGATTACACTGGAGCGATGGTGCTGGTAAGTCACGACAGAGAATTCTTAAGCAATACAACGAATATTCAATGGAATATCAGTAAAGGGAAACTGTCTGTCCCAATTTATTCATATCCTGGCTAAGTGCCGCAAGTGGCGCCTGACCCCGCTATCTGATAATTACCAGTTTTTTGGTTACGACAGTGCCCGGCGCGTCCATTCTCAAGAAATAGACTCCGGTTGAGATTGAAGACTGTGATGGATCCCATACAACACTATGCTCACCAGCCTTGAATACACCGCTTACCACCGTATCAACACACCTGCCCGAAAGATCGTAAACTGACAGGTTCACCTGCCCCTCGGTTTCAGGAATGCTCATCATTATCGAAACTCTTCCAGCAGAAGGGTTCGGTCTTGGTGAACACATGTCGTAAACAGCAGGGATTCCAGTACCTTCCCCGGTTCCGGTTGTCGGCTCCACATCAAGTCTGAAGGAGTAATCTCCCGATGTGAAATGCATCCATCCATTGGTTTTATTGTGCCACCAGCATCTGCCTGTAACCGGGTCGCTCATGTCTGTTCCAATACCAAGAGCTTTTGCGTCGTACCATTTTGCCACAATCCAGATATCATCCGTGCAATTCCACCAGATATCAAAGGTTATTTCCAGCCATGCTGGAGGTGAGGAAACACCCGGGTCGTTCACAATCTGGATCGGATTGAGTATATCCGGTCGCCCATTACCGTCATCGGGGCAGATAGCTACCCATTCAAATGAATCTGAGCTGTTCACGTACAACCTGGTCCCTTTAATTGTCATGGGTGGTGTCAGAACCGGGGTAAATCTCTCTGCGAACATGTCGTCATCCTGCGTGCCGACCCAGTAGTAGGATTCGAAAGAACCGTCATCGTAAATAATTTCATAAGTTGTATCGAAGATAATTGAAATGCTATCATTATCTTCACTGTAATCATCTGTCAATTCGACAGTAAGATCTGCCGTGAACGTATTCAATTCCTGAGGTATCCAGGAAGGAAAGCTCAGAACCGTTGAAGTTCCCGGGTTGAGGGAAGCGGTTGTTACCGTATCCAGGTAAACTGCGGAACCACCCGAGGGAGTTATCTCAAGAATTGCGTTGAATGAATCACTATACGTTCCCGAATTGGATACTTCGACCATGGGTACCATCTGTTGGAAAACCGTGTTCTCAAGGTAAGGGCAGATTATAGATTTGGCCATTGCATCATGGAAGGCTCCTGTACCGGTAGCAAGGGTATCGTTTTCAGGATACACATCTCCGGGAAGTTCGGTGTATGATGTAAAAACCCATTTTCCATAATCCGGCACCGTCCAGTTCGAGAATATCACCTGTTCATTCGCGCCTGGATTTAAGTTCGTAACCGATGCATCGTCGTACCATATGACAGTTCCTATTCCCTCTTCGGTTATTTCCGCGTGAACCTGGAATGATTCCTGATTCTGCCCTGTATTCGATACGGTAACTTCCGGCGAAACGATATCACCCACTTCAAGGTTTTCCTGGGGCTGCGCTATTGCGATTACGGCTACATCATGATCTCCGGCTTCGATGATACGGATGCCGTACACTTCGCCACCGTTACCCATTGCCCTGGCATGTACAGCTTTTCCGGAAGCCAGCGCGAAGGAACCGTTATCACTGATCGAAACGCTGAATATGGAACCAGGTTCGTCGATGTCATCCAGTAAATTGAAGATAACGGAACCTGTATTGTCCAGAACCGTTACAACGTCGCCGAAGGTTCCGTTAT belongs to Candidatus Aegiribacteria sp. and includes:
- a CDS encoding T9SS type A sorting domain-containing protein, with the translated sequence MLQFIVFTLAIGSGIPMQESYVETSNGLSECMIVTDQGDQPIQTHEVTFPEAGGDHSILYRANTLWVDRNHQAAIANEVAISGNGQGILASWYLNNDRLSKYVILGTGIPLWSFSMPDNDWGMDVSAGSGTIFAGLSGSMGLFAWLTPSSMPSLELEPAKKQDISSDGNYIVYAKNDGTLICWDCAAETELWSTQLQTTGSGIYGVGISGDGSRVLVSVYDTSSGAQVYDMSDGSQVGSALGNYGQTKGDISYDGNRIVTGDFHRRIKMYEFNGTSWDLEGNVYAGDTWVTSVSISGDGETVAGGTVNLGSYSGKLIKIDWPSSGSPTEAWQYTNYGDQVSSIDICYDGSVIIAGSWGKYNGTFGDVVTVLDNTGSVIFNLLDDIDEPGSIFSVSISDNGSFALASGKAVHARAMGNGGEVYGIRIIEAGDHDVAVIAIAQPQENLEVGDIVSPEVTVSNTGQNQESFQVHAEITEEGIGTVIWYDDASVTNLNPGANEQVIFSNWTVPDYGKWVFTSYTELPGDVYPENDTLATGTGAFHDAMAKSIICPYLENTVFQQMVPMVEVSNSGTYSDSFNAILEITPSGGSAVYLDTVTTASLNPGTSTVLSFPSWIPQELNTFTADLTVELTDDYSEDNDSISIIFDTTYEIIYDDGSFESYYWVGTQDDDMFAERFTPVLTPPMTIKGTRLYVNSSDSFEWVAICPDDGNGRPDILNPIQIVNDPGVSSPPAWLEITFDIWWNCTDDIWIVAKWYDAKALGIGTDMSDPVTGRCWWHNKTNGWMHFTSGDYSFRLDVEPTTGTGEGTGIPAVYDMCSPRPNPSAGRVSIMMSIPETEGQVNLSVYDLSGRCVDTVVSGVFKAGEHSVVWDPSQSSISTGVYFLRMDAPGTVVTKKLVIIR
- a CDS encoding ATP-binding cassette domain-containing protein, with product MYQTYLRFNNVSYTYPGSIQQAVSAVSLNLGSGWAAFAGANGCGKTTVLKLATRLLMPDTGSVVSSGTTVYCPQRTDHPPPYLDEFLFDWSSESIGLRDTLKIGDDWGNRWDTLSYGERRRLQIAAAIWTRPAVLALDEPFNHLDTDGRSLLMKSMREYHGCGLLVSHDRYAMDELCTSCALFFQEGVQLYRTGYTSAMKADRERWEYLVKKRKRAEAKYFQLKRDARKKMIQARTVQAHLSGRRISFKDICKYNYDGPSQYTSRVQNAGKRSREATARAERAKDRMESIKYRKIYGTGVEMSGEGSARNFLLDLPRGKIQVGEVILSHPQMVIRSEDRIALTGGNGTGKSTLLNHLRSRLNCPDGKLIWIPQEITADECSGYLEEVKKLSREVLGQVMTIVRRLGSDPERVLSSLVPSPGEARKLLLALGLSKTPWLVIMDEPTNHMDLPSVECLEKALNDYTGAMVLVSHDREFLSNTTNIQWNISKGKLSVPIYSYPG